In Burkholderia sp. GAS332, one DNA window encodes the following:
- a CDS encoding nitric oxide dioxygenase, translating into MPALTADQIARVKATVPVLAVHGTTITQHFYKRMFAHHPELKNVFNQTHQKSGSQPETLAKAVYAYAANIDNLSALGPTVSRIAHKHASLNIRPEQYPIVGRHLLGAIVDVLGDAVDQETLGAWEVAYGQLADIFIGAEAKLYEGAAWSGFRPFKVARKEVESDEITSFYLTPADGSPACGFEPGQYLSVKRFVDQLGVDQPRQYSLSDAPNGNWLRISVKREAGREDTAPGHVSNLMHDGVEVGTVVHVSAPMGDFMLDRQKTTPVVLMSGGVGVTPMTSMLSTLLADQSERSVTFVHACRNGRVHAFRQWLNDTVSAHPNVTRAVFYEAVDARDRAGIDYDFEGRLDLAKIADKLIVPDADYYLCGPVPFMRAQCEALASLGVDAARIHTEVFGSGVVQ; encoded by the coding sequence ATGCCCGCTCTCACCGCCGACCAGATCGCCCGCGTCAAAGCCACCGTTCCGGTGCTCGCCGTACACGGCACGACCATCACCCAGCACTTCTACAAGCGCATGTTCGCGCACCATCCCGAGTTGAAGAACGTGTTCAACCAGACTCACCAGAAGAGCGGCAGTCAGCCGGAAACGCTGGCGAAGGCGGTGTATGCGTACGCCGCCAATATCGATAACCTCAGTGCGCTGGGCCCGACCGTCTCGCGAATCGCGCATAAGCACGCGAGTCTGAATATCCGGCCGGAACAGTATCCGATCGTCGGGCGCCATCTGTTGGGCGCAATCGTCGATGTGCTCGGCGACGCAGTCGATCAGGAGACGCTCGGCGCATGGGAAGTCGCGTATGGGCAGCTCGCGGATATCTTCATCGGCGCGGAGGCAAAGCTCTATGAAGGTGCGGCGTGGAGCGGCTTTCGCCCGTTCAAAGTGGCGCGCAAGGAAGTGGAGAGCGATGAGATCACGTCGTTCTATCTAACGCCTGCCGACGGCTCGCCCGCCTGTGGCTTCGAACCCGGCCAATATCTGAGCGTGAAGCGATTCGTGGATCAACTCGGCGTCGATCAGCCGCGGCAGTACAGTTTGTCGGATGCACCCAACGGTAACTGGCTGCGTATTTCGGTGAAGCGCGAGGCCGGCCGCGAGGACACTGCGCCCGGCCATGTATCGAACCTCATGCACGACGGTGTGGAAGTGGGCACGGTAGTGCATGTCAGCGCGCCAATGGGCGATTTCATGTTGGACCGCCAGAAGACGACACCGGTGGTGCTGATGAGCGGTGGCGTAGGCGTGACCCCGATGACCTCGATGCTGTCCACGTTACTCGCCGACCAGAGTGAGCGCAGCGTGACCTTCGTGCATGCCTGCCGCAATGGCCGCGTGCATGCGTTCCGGCAGTGGCTTAACGATACGGTCTCAGCGCATCCTAACGTTACGCGCGCGGTGTTCTACGAAGCCGTTGACGCGCGCGATCGCGCCGGCATCGACTACGATTTTGAAGGCCGTCTCGACCTCGCGAAAATCGCCGACAAGCTGATCGTTCCCGATGCGGATTACTACCTCTGTGGGCCGGTGCCGTTCATGCGCGCGCAATGCGAGGCGTTGGCCTCGCTTGGTGTGGATGCGGCACGGATTCACACTGAAGTGTTCGGTTCAGGCGTAGTGCAGTGA
- a CDS encoding TIGR02099 family protein encodes MEKGFAGSSPTLSRVLHFVVNSQNYHTPTRRSMSERNESADPHETRQVRPASGSAHVVLHRTSHVVLALALAFYFIAAGLFLGLRYVLLPRVDAFRPRIEAIVSEKLHTQFTIGKLAPHWSGFQPGLDVTDIVIRDPEGKAALTIPHATAALSWKSLWQFHPALSSLIVDQPDVLVSRSSDGVISVAGVPVPTRHSGNDTLSTWLLRQQAIVVRGGVLRWRDAQHNAPELALRDIRIAILNDGYDHQLALQAPADGHVLHGPIDFRTHFKHARLSAIGKPVNWAGQVYMSTGPVDLPTLAGYINFPIEMFAGRIDNAIWADFADGRMTSASGQLAGTDVAMRVRPTQPKLVVPIANFSWRVEAAPGDYTLQLNDLHAELGQPPLYDGTPLTRTLALSTLNGRFRTASLQHGQLVSVSGDRVDLGILAEFSRALPFPRPLLNNLVRFNPRGMVANYVIEMERGKPESGEAGSDHRPSGAEPIERYRFKGDLQGISFAAQEPPPGLTPLNHPRAGIPGIENLWGSVDADENHGTATLNTSNVAITLPGVFDDPRLKLDRLHGRADWTISPKAPGENHRAFTVKLADFGISNADANATATANYSNPGHGRGSLDLKADFQRAQVTRIVRYLPTSISEKLRTYLGHGLQAGVSHGATIEIHGDLTKFPYSRAPEAGIFHIVAPFKGGKFDPSPYPPRKMKNGTPNVWPPLDAIDGVFELKENVLRFDVDRARYKQVALNKVNGRIDDLGTKASDLIITGNARGPLADMLDYVDQSSLGIMAKHATAKVRAEGPAALALKLTVPRTPKPHIGVEGAVGFQNNRLTVDNVPPLSQLNGKVRFTEHTAQVDRLSGQFLGGDVHANGGLKQDGTYALNLGGHIAVDAARGLNLHGPAAEVLTRMSGSAPYALNVRGAKGRLPEVTANSDLTGLALDFPAPFNKPVGTPMPLRFAVSPSSDASEAGLERADLTFGPIAATYVLRYQPKTPPTVMRGAIGVNKPADLPSDGVIAAVDVEAFDADAWRALVTQMRNKEAPSPAPAAPVTPNPTLAQFLPNRFALHIGTLTLLKRHWDSVIVGASHADGKWQANIASNQVSGHVSWLPGANKESPGTLQARFARVVIPSAADKDLLGQAISAPAQNMPSIDLVVDELIVRDRNIGRLEVDAHNFEEDGVPVWQLDKLDITNPAATLTATANWRTSTGLGNTADEATPRRTVFDFKLDIKDAGALLERFGQPHTIKAGNGTLSGKVVWRGGPTTIDYPTLNGNLAVDLRHGQILKVDPGVAKLLGVLSLQSLARFATLNFRDVIGEGLPFERVTGTGQINNGIGRTENFEMVTAPARAEMKGSVDLAQETQDLHVEIVPTVSAGAAVIAATVINPLLGLGALVADLAFSKSVSTAFAREYAITGSWSKPHIERVKSDRGKMDAPASAVEAH; translated from the coding sequence ATGGAGAAAGGGTTTGCCGGAAGTTCGCCGACGCTTTCCCGTGTGTTACATTTCGTCGTTAATTCGCAAAACTACCATACGCCCACCCGCCGCAGCATGTCCGAGCGAAACGAATCCGCCGACCCGCACGAAACCAGGCAGGTCCGGCCCGCGAGCGGAAGCGCCCATGTGGTGCTGCATCGGACGTCCCACGTGGTGCTGGCGCTCGCACTCGCCTTCTACTTCATCGCGGCGGGTCTGTTTCTCGGCTTGCGTTACGTGTTGCTGCCGCGCGTCGACGCGTTCCGGCCACGCATCGAAGCCATAGTCTCCGAGAAGCTGCACACGCAGTTCACCATCGGCAAGCTGGCGCCACATTGGAGCGGCTTCCAGCCGGGCCTCGACGTCACCGATATCGTCATCCGCGACCCGGAAGGCAAAGCGGCGCTGACCATTCCGCACGCCACCGCCGCGCTCTCGTGGAAGTCGCTCTGGCAGTTCCATCCCGCGCTTTCCAGCCTGATCGTCGATCAGCCCGACGTGCTGGTGTCACGCAGCAGCGACGGCGTCATTTCGGTGGCGGGCGTGCCGGTGCCGACCCGGCACAGCGGGAACGACACCTTGTCCACGTGGCTGTTGCGGCAACAGGCGATCGTGGTGCGCGGCGGCGTGCTGCGCTGGCGCGATGCGCAGCATAACGCGCCGGAGCTTGCCCTGCGCGACATCCGGATCGCGATTCTCAACGACGGCTACGATCACCAGCTCGCGTTGCAAGCGCCCGCCGACGGCCATGTCCTGCACGGGCCGATCGACTTCCGTACCCATTTCAAACACGCCCGCCTCTCCGCGATCGGCAAGCCGGTCAACTGGGCCGGCCAGGTCTATATGTCGACCGGTCCGGTCGATCTGCCGACCCTCGCGGGCTATATCAATTTCCCGATCGAGATGTTCGCCGGCCGCATCGACAATGCGATCTGGGCCGACTTCGCCGATGGTCGTATGACGTCCGCAAGCGGCCAACTGGCCGGTACGGATGTCGCCATGCGGGTGCGCCCGACCCAACCCAAGCTGGTCGTGCCGATCGCCAATTTCTCGTGGCGCGTCGAGGCCGCCCCTGGCGACTACACGCTGCAACTGAACGACTTGCACGCCGAGCTCGGCCAGCCCCCGCTCTACGACGGCACGCCGCTCACCCGCACCCTTGCGCTATCCACGCTGAACGGCCGCTTCCGGACGGCCTCGCTGCAGCATGGACAGCTCGTCAGCGTCAGCGGCGACCGTGTCGACCTGGGCATCCTCGCCGAATTCAGCCGCGCGCTGCCGTTTCCGCGGCCCTTGCTGAACAATCTGGTGCGCTTCAATCCGCGCGGCATGGTGGCGAACTATGTGATCGAAATGGAACGCGGCAAACCCGAATCCGGCGAAGCGGGCAGCGACCACCGGCCGAGCGGCGCCGAGCCGATCGAGCGTTATCGTTTCAAGGGTGACCTGCAAGGCATCAGCTTCGCCGCGCAGGAACCGCCACCGGGGCTCACCCCGCTGAATCACCCGCGTGCGGGCATTCCCGGCATCGAAAACCTGTGGGGCAGTGTCGACGCCGACGAAAACCACGGCACCGCCACGCTCAACACATCGAATGTCGCCATTACGCTGCCGGGCGTGTTCGACGATCCCCGCCTGAAACTCGACCGCCTGCATGGCCGGGCAGACTGGACCATCTCGCCGAAGGCGCCGGGCGAGAATCACCGTGCCTTCACCGTTAAACTGGCCGACTTCGGCATCTCGAACGCGGACGCGAACGCCACCGCCACCGCCAATTACAGCAACCCAGGCCATGGGCGCGGCTCGCTCGACCTCAAAGCCGACTTCCAGCGCGCGCAGGTCACGCGCATCGTCCGCTATCTGCCGACCAGCATCAGCGAAAAGCTGCGCACCTACCTGGGCCACGGGCTGCAAGCCGGCGTATCGCACGGCGCGACGATCGAAATACACGGCGACCTGACCAAATTCCCTTACTCCCGCGCTCCGGAGGCCGGGATCTTCCATATCGTCGCGCCGTTCAAGGGCGGCAAGTTCGACCCTTCGCCGTACCCACCGCGCAAGATGAAGAACGGCACACCGAACGTGTGGCCGCCGCTGGACGCCATTGACGGCGTGTTCGAGCTCAAGGAAAACGTGCTGCGCTTCGATGTCGACCGCGCCCGTTACAAGCAGGTCGCTTTAAACAAGGTGAACGGCAGGATCGACGATCTCGGCACCAAGGCGTCCGACCTCATCATCACGGGCAACGCCCGCGGGCCCCTTGCCGACATGCTCGACTACGTCGACCAGAGCTCGCTCGGCATCATGGCCAAACATGCGACCGCGAAAGTGCGCGCCGAAGGGCCCGCCGCGCTGGCGCTCAAACTGACCGTGCCGCGCACGCCGAAGCCGCATATCGGCGTGGAAGGCGCGGTGGGCTTCCAGAACAATCGTTTGACGGTCGATAACGTGCCGCCTTTGTCGCAACTGAACGGCAAGGTCCGCTTTACCGAGCATACGGCGCAGGTCGACCGGCTCTCGGGTCAGTTTCTCGGCGGCGACGTGCACGCGAATGGCGGCCTGAAGCAGGACGGCACGTATGCACTCAACCTTGGCGGCCATATCGCAGTGGACGCCGCGCGCGGCCTGAATCTGCATGGCCCGGCCGCCGAGGTGCTGACGCGCATGAGCGGCAGCGCGCCTTACGCGCTCAACGTGCGCGGCGCCAAGGGGCGCTTGCCGGAGGTCACGGCGAACTCCGATCTGACCGGCCTCGCGCTCGACTTTCCCGCGCCGTTCAACAAACCGGTCGGCACGCCGATGCCGCTGCGCTTCGCGGTCAGCCCCTCCAGCGACGCGAGCGAAGCCGGTCTGGAACGCGCCGACCTCACCTTCGGCCCGATTGCCGCCACCTATGTGCTGCGCTACCAGCCGAAAACGCCGCCGACGGTTATGCGCGGCGCGATCGGCGTCAACAAGCCTGCCGACTTGCCGTCCGATGGCGTGATCGCCGCCGTCGACGTCGAAGCGTTCGACGCCGACGCCTGGCGCGCGCTCGTCACGCAGATGCGCAACAAGGAAGCGCCATCGCCTGCGCCCGCCGCGCCGGTGACGCCGAATCCGACGCTCGCGCAATTCCTGCCGAACCGCTTCGCGCTGCACATCGGTACGCTGACGCTGCTCAAGCGGCACTGGGACAGCGTGATCGTCGGCGCATCGCATGCGGACGGCAAATGGCAGGCCAACATCGCGTCGAACCAGGTGTCGGGCCACGTTTCGTGGTTGCCGGGCGCCAACAAGGAATCGCCGGGCACGCTGCAGGCGCGCTTTGCCCGCGTGGTGATTCCGTCGGCCGCCGACAAGGACCTGCTCGGCCAGGCCATTTCCGCGCCGGCGCAGAACATGCCGTCGATCGATCTGGTGGTCGATGAGTTGATCGTGCGCGATCGCAACATAGGCCGGCTCGAAGTCGACGCGCACAACTTCGAAGAAGACGGTGTGCCGGTCTGGCAACTCGACAAGCTGGACATCACCAACCCCGCCGCCACGCTGACCGCCACCGCGAACTGGCGCACCTCGACGGGTCTCGGCAACACCGCCGACGAAGCGACGCCGCGCCGTACGGTGTTCGATTTCAAACTCGACATCAAGGACGCCGGCGCGCTGCTGGAGCGCTTCGGCCAGCCGCACACGATCAAGGCCGGCAACGGCACGCTGTCGGGCAAGGTGGTATGGCGCGGCGGCCCGACCACGATCGACTATCCGACGCTCAACGGCAATCTCGCGGTCGATTTGCGCCATGGGCAGATTCTCAAGGTCGACCCGGGCGTCGCGAAACTGCTGGGTGTGCTCAGCCTGCAAAGCCTCGCGCGTTTCGCCACGCTCAATTTCCGCGACGTGATCGGCGAAGGACTGCCGTTCGAGCGCGTCACCGGCACGGGTCAGATCAACAATGGCATTGGCCGCACCGAGAACTTCGAGATGGTGACGGCGCCGGCCCGCGCTGAGATGAAGGGTTCAGTCGATCTCGCGCAGGAAACCCAGGATCTGCACGTGGAGATCGTGCCGACCGTCAGCGCCGGCGCCGCCGTAATCGCCGCGACCGTGATCAATCCGCTGCTCGGGCTTGGCGCGCTGGTGGCCGATCTGGCGTTCAGCAAATCGGTCTCCACGGCGTTTGCACGCGAGTACGCGATCACCGGTTCGTGGTCGAAACCGCACATCGAGCGGGTGAAGAGCGATCGCGGTAAGATGGACGCTCCGGCTTCGGCCGTGGAAGCGCACTGA
- a CDS encoding transcriptional regulator, XRE family, whose translation MTIDTKIRHVTKPGANLFLELGFSAEEAKRLHAASQKQINDTRLLKEQLMTELSSWIEQHHLKQAEAAEILMVSRPRVSDVVNKKTTKFTIDTLVEMMSRIGKPVTLAVG comes from the coding sequence ATGACGATCGACACGAAAATCCGTCACGTAACAAAACCCGGCGCCAACCTGTTCCTCGAACTCGGCTTCTCCGCCGAAGAAGCGAAGCGCCTGCACGCAGCGTCGCAAAAACAGATCAACGATACGCGGCTGCTCAAGGAGCAACTGATGACCGAGCTGTCCAGCTGGATCGAACAGCATCATCTAAAGCAGGCCGAGGCGGCTGAGATTCTGATGGTGTCGCGGCCGCGCGTGTCGGACGTGGTCAACAAGAAGACCACCAAGTTCACTATCGATACTCTGGTCGAAATGATGAGCCGGATTGGCAAGCCAGTCACCCTGGCGGTTGGGTAA
- a CDS encoding 3-deoxy-D-arabinoheptulosonate-7-phosphate synthase produces MPPHNTDDVRIRELKELTPPAHLIREFACDETVSDVIYNSRNAMHRILHGMEDRLIVIIGPCSIHDTKAAMEYAGRLVEQRKRFAGELEIVMRVYFEKPRTTVGWKGLINDPHMDNSFKINDGLRTARELLLRINELGLPAGTEYLDMISPQYIADLISWGAIGARTTESQVHRELASGLSCPVGFKNGTDGNVKIAVDAIKAASQPHHFLSVTKGGHSAIVSTAGNEDCHIILRGGKTPNYDADSVNAACADIGKAGLAARLMIDASHANSSKKHENQIPVCADIGRQIASGDERIVGVMVESHLIAGRQDLQEGCTLTYGQSITDACIGWDESVAVLEGLAEAVKQRRVARGSGN; encoded by the coding sequence ATGCCCCCGCACAACACCGACGATGTCCGCATCCGCGAATTGAAAGAACTCACGCCGCCCGCTCACCTGATCCGCGAATTCGCCTGCGACGAAACGGTGTCCGACGTGATCTACAACTCGCGCAATGCGATGCATCGCATCCTGCACGGCATGGAAGACCGTCTGATCGTCATCATCGGACCGTGCTCGATTCACGATACGAAGGCGGCGATGGAATACGCCGGGCGTCTGGTCGAGCAGCGCAAGCGCTTCGCCGGCGAGCTCGAAATCGTGATGCGGGTGTACTTCGAAAAGCCGCGTACGACGGTGGGCTGGAAGGGTCTCATCAACGACCCGCACATGGACAACAGCTTCAAGATCAACGACGGCCTGCGCACCGCGCGTGAACTGCTGCTGCGTATCAACGAACTCGGCCTGCCGGCCGGCACCGAATACCTCGACATGATCAGCCCGCAGTACATCGCCGATCTGATCTCGTGGGGTGCGATTGGCGCGCGGACGACCGAATCGCAAGTGCATCGCGAACTGGCTTCGGGACTGTCGTGCCCGGTCGGCTTCAAGAACGGCACGGACGGCAACGTCAAAATCGCCGTCGACGCGATCAAGGCCGCCTCGCAGCCGCATCATTTCCTGTCCGTCACGAAGGGCGGCCACTCGGCGATCGTCTCGACCGCCGGCAATGAGGATTGCCACATCATCCTGCGCGGCGGCAAGACGCCGAACTACGACGCGGACAGTGTCAATGCGGCATGCGCCGACATCGGCAAGGCCGGTCTTGCCGCGCGTCTGATGATCGACGCAAGCCACGCGAACAGCTCCAAGAAACACGAGAACCAGATTCCGGTGTGTGCGGACATCGGCCGCCAGATTGCTTCGGGTGACGAACGGATTGTCGGCGTGATGGTGGAATCGCATCTGATTGCCGGCCGTCAGGATCTGCAGGAAGGCTGCACGCTGACGTACGGCCAGAGCATCACCGATGCGTGCATCGGCTGGGATGAAAGCGTCGCCGTGCTGGAAGGCCTCGCCGAAGCGGTCAAGCAACGGCGTGTGGCACGCGGCAGCGGCAACTGA
- a CDS encoding ATP:cob(I)alamin adenosyltransferase encodes MGNRLSKIATRTGDDGTTGLGDGRRVRKDSARIAAIGDVDELNSNLGVLLCEALPDNVRAGLVAIQHDLFDLGGELCIPGHTMITDKHLGQLDDWLADYNATLPPLKEFILPAGSRAAALAHVCRTVCRRAERSIVALGEDEPVNEAPRQYVNRLSDLLFVLARVLNRADGGSDVLWRHDRSAG; translated from the coding sequence ATGGGCAACCGCTTGAGCAAGATCGCCACCCGTACGGGCGATGACGGCACCACCGGTCTCGGCGACGGCCGGCGCGTGCGCAAAGACAGCGCGCGCATTGCCGCAATCGGCGACGTCGACGAACTCAATTCGAATCTCGGCGTGTTGCTGTGTGAGGCGCTGCCTGACAACGTGCGGGCGGGGCTGGTCGCGATTCAGCACGACCTGTTCGATCTTGGCGGCGAGCTCTGCATCCCCGGCCATACGATGATTACCGATAAGCACCTCGGCCAACTCGACGATTGGCTGGCCGACTACAACGCGACCCTGCCGCCATTGAAGGAATTCATTCTGCCCGCTGGCTCGCGTGCGGCCGCGCTTGCGCACGTGTGCCGTACGGTGTGCCGGCGCGCCGAGCGGTCGATCGTCGCCCTGGGTGAAGACGAGCCGGTCAATGAGGCGCCGCGCCAGTATGTGAACCGGCTGTCCGACCTGCTGTTCGTGCTCGCGCGCGTGCTCAATCGCGCAGACGGCGGCAGCGACGTGTTATGGCGGCATGATCGTAGCGCCGGCTAA
- a CDS encoding Phage-related protein: MEQEKEIRWMGSSYHDLLAFPEEPRRRAGFQLGKIQAGLDPDDWKPFDSIGAGTREIRIKEADGIYRVMYVTKFVEALYVLHCFQKKTQKLAPQDRKIAEMRYRAIINDRKT; encoded by the coding sequence ATGGAGCAGGAAAAAGAAATTCGCTGGATGGGCTCCAGCTATCACGATTTACTCGCCTTTCCCGAAGAGCCGCGTCGCCGGGCCGGATTTCAGCTTGGCAAGATTCAGGCAGGACTGGACCCCGACGATTGGAAGCCGTTTGATTCGATCGGCGCCGGAACGCGCGAGATTCGCATCAAGGAAGCTGACGGTATTTACCGCGTGATGTATGTCACCAAGTTCGTGGAAGCGTTGTACGTACTGCATTGCTTCCAGAAGAAAACGCAGAAGCTGGCGCCGCAGGATAGAAAGATTGCCGAGATGCGGTACCGCGCCATCATCAATGATAGGAAAACTTAA
- a CDS encoding D-lactate dehydrogenase (cytochrome), with translation MNHPVPPAPLRRPFPAELLAELKAAFGERVSTAEAVRAHHGRDESPFDPQLPDAVVFARNTEDVQTIVRLCGQYNVPIIPYGNGSSLEGHLLAVQGGVSIDLSEMNRVLSINAEDLTVTVEPGISRKQLNEALRDTGLFFPIDPGADASIGGMSATRASGTNAVRYGTMRENVLGLTVVLADGRVIKTGTRARKSAAGYDLTRLFVGSEGTLGVITEITVRLYPQPEAVSAAVCTFPSMGDAVRAVIETIQMGVPIARVEFVDSLAIRSINRHSNLTLREAPTLFFEFHGTEAGVKEQAELVQEIAAQNAGEGFEWATRPEDRSRLWNARHNAYFAMLQLKPGCRAVTTDVCVPISRLAECVVETEQDLNASPLPCPIVGHVGDGNFHVAILIDPNKPEELAEAERLNHRIVQRALRMDGTCTGEHGVGLHKMNFLLEEHGEVAVDTMRSIKHALDPRNLMNPGKIFSWAA, from the coding sequence GTGAACCATCCCGTGCCGCCGGCCCCACTGCGCCGGCCGTTTCCCGCCGAGTTGCTGGCCGAACTCAAAGCCGCTTTCGGCGAACGCGTGTCCACAGCAGAGGCTGTCCGCGCGCACCATGGCCGCGATGAATCGCCGTTCGATCCCCAACTGCCCGACGCCGTCGTATTCGCGCGCAATACGGAAGACGTGCAAACCATCGTCAGGCTGTGCGGCCAGTACAACGTACCGATCATCCCCTACGGCAACGGTTCGTCGCTCGAAGGACATCTGCTGGCGGTGCAAGGCGGCGTGTCGATCGACCTGTCGGAAATGAACCGCGTGTTGTCAATCAACGCCGAAGATCTGACCGTCACGGTCGAACCCGGTATCTCGCGCAAGCAGTTGAACGAAGCGCTGCGCGACACCGGCCTGTTTTTCCCGATCGACCCGGGTGCGGACGCGAGCATCGGCGGCATGTCGGCCACGCGCGCCTCGGGTACGAATGCGGTGCGCTACGGCACGATGCGCGAAAACGTACTCGGGCTGACCGTGGTGCTCGCCGACGGCCGCGTGATCAAAACCGGCACGCGCGCGCGCAAGTCGGCGGCGGGTTACGACCTCACGCGCCTGTTCGTCGGTTCTGAAGGCACGCTCGGCGTCATTACCGAAATCACCGTTCGGCTTTACCCGCAGCCCGAGGCGGTTTCGGCTGCGGTCTGCACGTTCCCGTCGATGGGCGATGCGGTGCGCGCCGTCATCGAAACGATTCAGATGGGCGTGCCGATTGCGCGCGTCGAGTTCGTCGACTCGCTCGCGATCCGCTCGATCAATCGCCATTCGAATCTGACGCTGCGTGAAGCGCCCACACTCTTCTTCGAATTCCACGGCACCGAAGCCGGGGTGAAAGAGCAAGCCGAACTGGTGCAGGAAATCGCCGCGCAGAATGCGGGCGAAGGCTTCGAATGGGCGACCCGCCCGGAAGACCGCAGCCGTCTGTGGAACGCGCGCCACAACGCCTATTTCGCGATGCTGCAACTGAAACCCGGCTGCCGCGCCGTTACGACCGATGTCTGCGTGCCGATCTCGCGCCTCGCGGAATGTGTGGTGGAAACGGAGCAGGATCTGAACGCGTCGCCGCTGCCCTGCCCGATCGTCGGCCATGTCGGCGATGGCAACTTCCACGTCGCGATCCTGATCGATCCGAACAAACCGGAAGAGCTCGCCGAAGCCGAACGCCTGAACCATCGCATCGTGCAGCGCGCGCTGCGCATGGACGGCACCTGCACGGGCGAGCACGGTGTCGGGTTGCACAAGATGAATTTCCTGCTCGAAGAACACGGTGAAGTCGCCGTCGACACGATGCGCTCCATCAAGCACGCGCTTGATCCGCGCAATCTGATGAACCCGGGCAAGATCTTCTCCTGGGCGGCTTGA
- a CDS encoding nitrilase, which produces MSETHVSSSSSTASSPASPTAASSGPSESAFRVAALQMVSTPDRERNLAEAERLIAEAAADGAQLVLLPEYFCFMGFKDTDKLAVREPYQDGPIQRFLADAARRHKVWVIGGTLPLMSPEASRVLNTTLVFDPHGNEAARYDKIHLFNFEKGEESFDEARTICPGGEVRTFEAPFGRVGLSVCYDLRFPELYRRMGDCALIVVPSAFTYTTGRAHWEMLLRARAVENQCYVLAAAQGGKHENGRRTWGHSMLIDPWGEIVAARDEGAGVVAGNLERARIDEVRQSLPAWRHRVLSC; this is translated from the coding sequence ATGAGCGAAACACACGTCTCTTCATCCTCGTCCACCGCTTCGTCCCCTGCCTCGCCCACCGCGGCGTCCAGCGGGCCTTCCGAAAGCGCCTTCCGGGTTGCCGCGTTGCAGATGGTGAGCACGCCGGATCGCGAGCGCAATCTGGCCGAAGCGGAACGCCTGATTGCCGAAGCCGCCGCCGACGGCGCGCAACTCGTCCTGCTGCCCGAGTACTTCTGTTTCATGGGCTTCAAGGACACGGACAAGCTCGCCGTGCGCGAGCCCTACCAGGACGGCCCGATCCAGCGCTTTCTCGCCGACGCCGCGCGCCGCCACAAGGTGTGGGTGATCGGTGGCACCTTGCCGTTGATGTCGCCGGAAGCGTCGCGCGTGCTCAACACCACGCTGGTGTTCGACCCGCACGGCAACGAGGCCGCGCGCTACGACAAGATCCACCTGTTCAACTTCGAAAAGGGCGAGGAATCGTTCGACGAGGCACGCACCATCTGCCCCGGCGGCGAAGTCCGCACCTTCGAAGCGCCGTTCGGCCGGGTCGGCCTGTCGGTCTGCTACGATTTGCGCTTTCCGGAGCTGTACCGGCGCATGGGCGACTGCGCGCTGATCGTGGTGCCGTCGGCGTTCACTTACACCACCGGCCGCGCGCATTGGGAGATGCTGCTGCGCGCCCGGGCGGTCGAAAACCAGTGCTACGTGCTGGCTGCCGCGCAAGGCGGCAAACATGAAAATGGCCGCCGGACATGGGGCCACAGCATGCTGATCGACCCGTGGGGCGAAATCGTCGCGGCGCGCGACGAAGGCGCCGGCGTGGTGGCCGGCAATCTCGAGCGCGCGCGTATCGACGAAGTGCGGCAAAGCCTGCCCGCCTGGCGTCACCGCGTGCTGAGCTGCTGA